ttatataattgttgatgacttggcttatgatgaaaaacttgatacgactgctcataaatatataattgttgatgacttggcttatgaTAAAAACTTCATACGActgatcagaattatataattgttgataacTTAGGTTATGATATAAAACTCGATACGACTgctcagaattatataattgttgataacTTGGCTTATGATAAAGAACTTGATACAACTGATCAGAGTTATTAAATTGTTAATGACTTGACTTATGAtaaagaacttgatacgactgATCAGAATattataattgttgatgacttggcttatgaTAAAGAACTTAATACGActgatcagaattatataattgttgatgacttggcttatgaTAAAGAACTTGGTACGACTGctcataattatataattgttgatgacttggcctatGATGAAGAACTTGATTCAActgatcagaattatataattgttgatgattTGGCTTAAGAtaaagaacttgatacgactgctcataattatataattgttgatgactttgcttATAATAAAGGACTTCATATGACTGATCAGAATTCAATAATTATTGATGACTTGGCTTATGATAAAGAACTTGATACAATTGCTCAGAGTTATATAATTATTCATGACTTGGGGTATGATGAAGATCTTGATACAACTGATCAAAGTTATAAAATTGTTAATGACTTGGCTTATGATAAAGAGGATGATATGActgatcataattatataattattgatgACCTAGCTTATGATAAAGAGCTTGATGCGACTGctcataattatataattgttgatgagcTGGCTTATGATAAAGAACTTGATGCGGCTGATCAGAATTATagaattgttgatgacttggcttaagataaagaacttgatacgactgatcagaattatataattgttgatgacttggcttatgaTAAAGAATTTGATACGACTGATTAGAATCATATAATTATTTATGACTTGGCTCATGATAAAGAACTTGATACAActgatcagaattatataattgttgatgacttggcttatgataaagaacttgatacgactgatcagaattatataattgttgatgacttggcttatgaTAAAGAACTTGATACCACTGATCAGAATTATagaattgttgatgacttggcttatgaTAAAGAACTCGATACGActgatcagaattatataattgttgatgacttggcttatgataaagaacttgatacgactgatcagaattatataattgttgatgacttggcttatgaTAAAGAACTTGATACCACTGATCAGAATTATagaattgttgatgacttggcttatgaTAAAGAACTCGATACGActgatcagaattatataattattgatgACTTGGCTCATGATAAAGAACTTGATACAActgatcagaattatataattgttgatgacttggcttatgataaagaacttgataccactgatcagaattatataattgttgatgacttagctTATGATAAAGAACTTGATACCACTGATCAGagttatataattgttgatgatctggcttatgataaagaacttgatacgactgatcagaattatataatggttgatgacttggcttatgataaagaacttgatacgactgATCATAATTTTATAATGGTTGATGGCCTGGCTTTTGATAAAAAACTTGATACGActgatcagaattatataattgttgatgacttggcttatgataaagaacttgatacgactgctcataattatataattgttgatgacttggcttatgataaagaacttgatacgactgctcagaattAAACAATAgttgatgacttggcttatgaTAAAGAACTTTATACGActgatcagaattatataattgttgatgacttggcttatgataaagaacttgatacgactgctcagaattAAACAATAgttgatgacttggcttatgataaagaacttgatacgactgctcagaattAAACAATAgttgatgacttggcttatgataaagaacttgatacgactgctcataattatataattgttgatgacttggcttatgataaagaacttgatacgactgctcataattatataattgttgatgacttggcttttgataaagaacttgatacgactgctcagaatcAAACAATAGCTGATGACTTGGCTTATGAtaaagaacttgatacgactgctcataattatataattgttgatgacctagcTCTTGATAAAGAACTTGATATGACTGATCAGAATTATAGAATTGTTGATGATTTGGCTTTTGAtaaagaacttgatacgactgctcataattatataatatttgatgacctggcttatgataaagaACTTTATATGACTGATCAGAATTATGTAAT
Above is a window of Palaemon carinicauda isolate YSFRI2023 chromosome 6, ASM3689809v2, whole genome shotgun sequence DNA encoding:
- the LOC137643142 gene encoding uncharacterized protein, with product MTDQNSIIIDDLAYDKELDTIAQSYIIIHDLGYDEDLDTTDQSYKIVNDLAYDKEDDMTDHNYIIIDDLAYDKELDATAHNYIIVDELAYDKELDAADQNYRINHIIIYDLAHDKELDTTDQNYIIVDDLAYDKELDTTDQNYIIVDDLAYDKELDTTDQNYRIVDDLAYDKELDTTDQNYIIVDDLAYDKELDTTDQNYIIVDDLAYDKELDTTDQNYRIVDDLAYDKELDTTDQNYIIIDDLAHDKELDTTDQNYIIVDDLAYDKELDTTDQNYIIVDDLAYDKELDTTDQSYIIVDDLAYDKELDTTDQNYIMVDDLAYDKELDTTDHNFIMVDGLAFDKKLDTTDQNYIIVDDLAYDKELDTTAHNYIIVDDLAYDKELDTTAQN